One Vibrio pomeroyi genomic region harbors:
- a CDS encoding 6-carboxytetrahydropterin synthase yields MNLFVRDLTVIDSSYLSQTRGMVGESWILDISLSGDLDEMSMVLDFGQVKKQVKKLVDEVVDHKLLVPMRNKHMFIEKANLGYSTVDLVSKNNTIHLYCPDEAICLIDTESINQDSVTEYLHNVLKTHLPENVKGIELTLRTENIDGAYYHYSHGLKKHDGNCQRIAHGHRSPIELFVDGIRDPQLEQKFANRWKDIYLGSKEDLVTLGTLSLSKHALQTIEESHFAFKYTAPQGEFQLAIERNRTELIETDTTIELLANFIADEVKSELSDTQTVRVVAYEGVGKGAIAVR; encoded by the coding sequence GTGAACCTTTTTGTGCGAGATCTCACCGTTATAGACTCCTCTTACTTATCACAGACACGAGGTATGGTCGGAGAGAGTTGGATTTTAGACATTAGCCTTTCTGGCGACCTTGATGAAATGAGTATGGTGCTAGATTTTGGCCAAGTTAAAAAGCAAGTCAAAAAGCTAGTAGATGAGGTCGTGGATCATAAGTTACTAGTGCCAATGCGAAACAAACATATGTTCATCGAAAAGGCTAATCTGGGATATTCTACTGTCGACTTAGTATCAAAGAACAACACTATACATCTTTATTGCCCTGATGAAGCAATTTGCCTCATAGATACAGAGTCGATCAATCAAGATAGTGTAACTGAGTACTTACATAACGTATTAAAAACTCACTTACCAGAAAACGTCAAAGGTATAGAGTTAACTCTTAGAACAGAGAATATCGACGGAGCCTACTACCATTACTCTCATGGTCTTAAAAAGCATGATGGTAACTGCCAAAGAATTGCTCATGGGCACCGCTCGCCTATAGAACTTTTTGTAGATGGTATCCGAGATCCTCAACTTGAACAGAAATTCGCAAATCGCTGGAAAGATATTTACCTAGGTTCAAAAGAAGATTTAGTCACGTTAGGTACTCTTTCACTTAGCAAACACGCGCTTCAAACCATCGAGGAAAGTCACTTTGCATTTAAATACACTGCTCCTCAAGGTGAATTTCAGTTAGCTATCGAAAGAAACCGAACCGAATTAATAGAAACAGATACCACGATTGAATTACTCGCAAACTTTATTGCCGATGAAGTCAAAAGCGAACTTTCCGATACTCAAACCGTCAGAGTAGTTGCTTACGAGGGGGTCGGTAAAGGTGCTATAGCAGTACGCTAA
- the csy3 gene encoding type I-F CRISPR-associated protein Csy3 — MELPTNLAYERSIDPSDVCFLVVWPDGRKTPLTYTSRTVIGQMETAALAYEPSGRTKESATAEKLAQGNLHQVDFCHAPFGASNIECYFSVSFSSELRKPYKCNSSTVKHTLMQLIKAYEENIGWNELVSRYLVNICNGSWLWKNTKKAYCWDIELTPWPWAGDAVKFQDIRANYLERNDFENHKDWEAIAQMTRNAFSHSNGLAIFEVKATLRLPTNKQIFPSQAFTENESNNTNKSKKQSKGRIFQSTTVDGERSPILGIYKTGAAIATIDDWYPDATEALRVGRFGVHKEDVTCYRHPSTQKDFFSILKQTESYIEALTSSDKPNQETINDLHFLVANIIKGGMFQHKGD, encoded by the coding sequence ATGGAACTACCGACTAACCTAGCCTATGAACGTTCTATTGATCCTTCTGATGTGTGCTTTCTAGTTGTGTGGCCAGATGGGCGAAAGACCCCCTTAACCTACACTTCTCGTACTGTAATAGGACAAATGGAAACCGCAGCCTTAGCTTATGAGCCGTCGGGGCGGACCAAAGAGAGTGCAACCGCTGAAAAACTGGCTCAAGGTAACCTACATCAAGTCGATTTTTGTCATGCTCCTTTCGGTGCGAGCAACATTGAATGCTACTTTTCGGTCTCTTTTTCTTCTGAGCTACGCAAACCTTACAAGTGTAATTCGTCTACGGTTAAGCACACACTAATGCAGCTAATCAAAGCGTATGAAGAAAATATTGGTTGGAATGAATTGGTTTCTCGATATCTAGTCAATATATGTAATGGTTCATGGCTGTGGAAAAATACTAAAAAAGCCTATTGCTGGGATATAGAGTTAACCCCTTGGCCCTGGGCGGGAGATGCTGTCAAATTTCAAGACATAAGGGCTAACTACCTAGAAAGAAATGACTTTGAGAACCATAAAGATTGGGAAGCTATTGCTCAAATGACCAGAAATGCTTTTTCTCACTCTAATGGTTTGGCCATATTTGAAGTGAAAGCCACCTTGCGGCTACCAACCAATAAACAGATTTTCCCGAGCCAAGCATTCACCGAAAATGAAAGTAACAACACCAATAAATCTAAGAAACAAAGCAAGGGACGAATTTTTCAAAGCACAACGGTTGACGGTGAACGGAGCCCAATATTGGGCATTTATAAAACTGGTGCCGCCATTGCGACCATAGACGACTGGTACCCCGATGCAACTGAGGCACTACGTGTCGGTCGGTTTGGGGTTCATAAAGAAGATGTCACTTGCTACCGTCACCCTTCTACGCAAAAAGATTTCTTTTCTATCCTTAAGCAAACAGAGTCTTATATTGAAGCACTCACGTCTTCAGATAAACCAAATCAAGAGACCATAAACGACCTGCATTTTTTGGTCGCAAACATCATCAAGGGTGGAATGTTCCAACATAAGGGGGATTAA
- a CDS encoding TniQ family protein → MKNIFLIRPSINSTESLESFFIRVANKNGYDDVHRFLEATKRFLQDIDHHGYQTFPTDIAKINPCSAKNSSSARTASFLKLAQLTFNEPTELLGLAINRTNLKYSPSTSAVIRGSEVFPRSLLRTKSIPCCPLCLQENGYASYLWHFEGYDHCHIHDVPLVNRCTCGTEYDYRVSGLKGNCSNCKGSIAIKNPEISNKTIFSVANWLAGNESKNLPDVPRSYRWGLVHWWSHISDNEFDHFSFVQFFSNWPSSFHSMIDNEIEFNLEHAIVGRRELRIKDLLGRIFFSSVRLPERNLQHNIVLGELLRHTEMHLWDNNGLIANLRMNALETTVFLNCSKDELASMVEQRILKPNRKTKPNRPLAVNDYLFYFGDIFCLWLAEFQTEEFNRSFYVSRW, encoded by the coding sequence ATGAAAAATATATTTTTAATAAGGCCATCTATAAATAGCACTGAGAGTTTGGAAAGCTTTTTTATCCGAGTTGCCAATAAAAATGGATATGATGACGTCCATCGTTTCCTAGAAGCCACCAAACGCTTCCTACAAGACATTGACCATCACGGCTATCAAACCTTTCCAACTGATATCGCAAAGATTAACCCCTGTTCGGCCAAAAATAGTTCTAGTGCCCGAACAGCCTCATTCCTGAAACTAGCTCAATTAACGTTTAACGAACCTACCGAGTTACTTGGATTAGCAATTAACAGAACAAACTTAAAATATTCTCCATCAACTAGTGCCGTCATCCGTGGCTCAGAAGTTTTTCCTCGTAGTTTACTCCGGACAAAGTCCATACCCTGCTGCCCATTATGCTTACAAGAAAATGGTTATGCTTCTTACCTTTGGCATTTTGAGGGTTACGATCACTGCCATATCCATGATGTGCCTTTGGTAAATCGGTGTACCTGTGGAACTGAGTATGACTACCGAGTATCTGGTTTGAAAGGGAATTGCAGTAACTGCAAAGGATCTATCGCCATAAAGAATCCAGAGATTAGTAATAAGACAATATTCTCCGTTGCAAATTGGCTCGCCGGCAATGAGTCTAAAAATCTACCTGATGTCCCCAGGAGCTACCGATGGGGTTTGGTACATTGGTGGAGCCACATCAGCGATAATGAATTCGATCACTTTTCGTTCGTCCAATTTTTCTCTAACTGGCCTAGCTCGTTTCATTCTATGATCGATAATGAGATCGAATTCAACCTAGAGCACGCCATTGTTGGAAGAAGAGAATTGCGGATAAAAGATCTTCTAGGGCGGATATTTTTTAGTTCTGTTCGATTACCAGAACGCAACCTGCAGCACAATATCGTTCTAGGAGAGCTTCTACGGCATACAGAGATGCATTTATGGGATAACAACGGTCTGATCGCTAACCTTCGAATGAACGCTCTAGAGACTACTGTATTCCTCAATTGCAGTAAGGATGAGTTAGCGTCAATGGTAGAACAACGCATCTTAAAGCCAAATCGCAAAACTAAGCCAAACAGGCCTCTGGCGGTTAACGACTACTTATTTTATTTCGGCGACATCTTCTGCCTTTGGCTAGCCGAATTTCAAACTGAAGAATTTAACCGCTCTTTCTATGTATCGAGGTGGTAA
- the cas6f gene encoding type I-F CRISPR-associated endoribonuclease Cas6/Csy4, producing MKWYYKTVTFLPARCNNESLAAKCLRILHGFNYEYETRNIGVSFPLWSDDTIGNKISFVSTNKIELDLLLKQHYFTQMKELHYFDISNTKVVPDGCEYVSFKRCQSIDKATPAGQARKAKRLKKRAEERGEEFDLSSFKQHEIVVLHHYHSLEEDSKSRGGSFRLNIRIFKEARLDGDALFSSYGLANTENKSQPVPLI from the coding sequence ATGAAGTGGTACTACAAAACTGTCACTTTTCTGCCAGCGCGTTGTAACAATGAATCATTAGCCGCTAAGTGCCTTCGGATTCTTCATGGCTTTAACTATGAGTATGAAACAAGAAATATTGGCGTTTCATTTCCTCTTTGGAGTGACGATACCATCGGAAATAAAATTTCTTTTGTGAGCACAAATAAAATCGAGCTCGATTTGCTACTCAAACAGCACTACTTTACCCAAATGAAAGAGCTGCACTATTTTGATATATCAAATACAAAGGTTGTCCCTGACGGTTGCGAGTATGTTTCATTTAAGCGTTGCCAGTCGATAGACAAAGCAACACCTGCTGGACAAGCTAGAAAAGCGAAAAGATTAAAAAAACGTGCGGAAGAAAGAGGTGAAGAGTTTGACTTATCCTCGTTCAAACAACACGAAATTGTTGTACTCCATCACTACCACTCGCTTGAGGAAGACAGTAAAAGTCGTGGCGGTAGTTTTCGACTCAATATAAGAATATTCAAAGAAGCTCGCTTAGACGGAGATGCACTATTTAGCAGCTATGGTCTTGCGAATACTGAAAACAAATCTCAACCTGTCCCCCTAATTTGA
- the dpdA gene encoding tRNA-guanine transglycosylase DpdA — MTQFRFYFPDNKDFVDPEFDGRDNSRTKHHRTYDDDHYPHQILTELPFDGMLVSLAGVGTMQKRGKYYEQELTEDFYFLGAREFLRLNKPKFKDVKLMGDCGAFDYHAEKEPPFTIEELIEFYDRGGFDYGISLDHIVFPYFRNEEAKDEFIEKSGSHAFHELIQESERRIKITLDNAKVFLEKSKPYSFQAYGVAHGYDQNSFLRSVKELQEMGYRRITIGGMIKAKTDELLELLEQLGEIRHPETQFHLLGICRFDNIPAYVNSGVTSADSTSPLMQGLKGGKYYTLSENEENAKLEESLMIRVRQCDHDNVQKHIEKYRDELQQHISQMGQNNEYDINLSNTALSVHECVKRLEVDCLKKLRYFDETALDLEGTLKALIAYEKVTNEAYLPSKSTPSKVASLARNEEKYRAFLEQREWRQCACGICKGGLMNIIFRSNQSNRRRGIHNLAIVTKHKNRVIESLEPAAK; from the coding sequence GTGACTCAGTTCCGTTTCTACTTTCCAGACAATAAAGACTTTGTTGACCCAGAATTTGATGGTCGCGACAACAGTCGCACTAAACATCACCGTACATACGATGATGACCACTACCCACACCAAATCCTAACTGAACTGCCGTTTGATGGGATGCTAGTCTCTCTTGCTGGTGTTGGAACGATGCAAAAGCGTGGCAAGTACTACGAGCAAGAACTGACAGAGGACTTTTACTTCCTTGGCGCTCGCGAGTTTTTACGCCTCAATAAACCTAAGTTTAAAGACGTGAAACTAATGGGAGACTGTGGTGCCTTTGACTACCACGCAGAGAAAGAGCCACCTTTTACTATTGAAGAATTGATCGAGTTCTATGACCGCGGTGGTTTTGATTACGGGATTTCACTCGACCACATTGTTTTCCCTTACTTCAGAAACGAAGAGGCTAAAGACGAATTTATCGAAAAAAGCGGCTCACACGCTTTTCACGAGTTAATTCAAGAAAGTGAACGCAGAATCAAGATTACATTAGACAATGCAAAAGTATTTCTTGAGAAATCAAAGCCCTACTCATTCCAGGCTTACGGTGTCGCTCACGGCTATGATCAAAACTCATTCCTGCGTTCTGTGAAAGAGTTACAAGAAATGGGTTACCGCCGCATCACAATCGGAGGTATGATCAAAGCGAAAACAGATGAACTGCTTGAATTACTTGAACAACTCGGTGAAATTCGCCATCCAGAGACTCAGTTTCATCTTCTAGGCATTTGTCGTTTCGACAACATTCCAGCTTATGTTAACTCGGGTGTAACTAGTGCAGATAGTACCTCGCCACTTATGCAAGGACTGAAAGGCGGTAAGTACTATACATTATCTGAAAATGAAGAAAACGCGAAACTAGAAGAATCCTTAATGATTCGAGTTCGCCAGTGCGATCATGACAACGTGCAAAAACACATCGAAAAGTACCGCGATGAACTGCAACAACACATCAGTCAAATGGGTCAAAATAACGAGTATGACATCAACTTATCAAATACAGCTTTGTCAGTACACGAGTGCGTTAAACGTCTTGAAGTAGACTGCTTGAAAAAGTTAAGGTATTTTGATGAAACTGCGCTTGATCTAGAAGGTACACTTAAAGCTCTCATTGCTTATGAAAAAGTAACCAATGAAGCATATCTACCATCGAAGTCTACTCCTTCTAAAGTAGCATCACTTGCACGTAATGAAGAAAAATACCGTGCATTTCTAGAGCAACGTGAGTGGCGTCAATGTGCTTGTGGTATTTGCAAAGGAGGGTTGATGAACATCATTTTCCGCTCAAACCAATCAAACCGTCGCCGTGGTATCCACAACCTTGCAATTGTAACCAAGCACAAAAACCGTGTAATCGAATCACTCGAGCCAGCAGCGAAATAA
- the dpdA gene encoding tRNA-guanine transglycosylase DpdA → MKYFFPDSQDFVDPNFDFETEKNKLLRVTQRDDVYAHHLLERPYDGLLISKAIVEGIPGKTDKTRYSRGQKYRLFREGAHRFFRLTSDFHVMGDSGAFSYINEEVPPYNSDDLINFYVKSRVNSGVSLDHVVIGYSDPQSKKPISSEVIANHRERVALSLHNAEVFLGQKKHYSFVPYGVAQGWDKSSYINSVKALKDMGYEHITIGGIVTLNSKQICELLDDIHTQAPGNYGLHLLGIGREEIIPHLAKRNVISIDSTTPLKQSFLNEKRNYRLNGETYCAIRIPQSCSNTRVKNAIASGKIKQDQVSRLERNALCAVRMYGKRQLGLEDTIKAINDYEQLVFSRDSYLSSEYRRTLQDRPWEKCNCNICKHIGVEGLIFRGSERNKRRAFHNLQDFYKNLVQSDEEKSIEN, encoded by the coding sequence ATGAAATACTTTTTCCCGGACAGTCAGGACTTTGTAGACCCAAACTTCGATTTTGAAACTGAAAAGAACAAACTACTGAGAGTTACCCAGCGAGATGATGTCTATGCGCACCACTTGTTGGAGAGACCTTATGACGGTTTGTTAATTTCTAAAGCGATTGTTGAGGGAATTCCGGGTAAAACAGATAAAACCCGTTATTCAAGAGGCCAAAAATACAGACTGTTTAGAGAAGGTGCTCATCGATTTTTCCGTCTAACGTCTGATTTCCATGTTATGGGAGATAGTGGGGCGTTTTCATATATTAATGAAGAGGTTCCCCCGTACAACAGTGATGACTTGATTAATTTTTATGTGAAGTCCCGAGTGAATAGTGGTGTATCACTTGATCACGTTGTTATCGGTTATAGTGATCCACAATCAAAGAAACCGATTTCAAGTGAAGTGATTGCAAATCATCGTGAACGTGTTGCGTTGTCACTCCACAATGCTGAAGTTTTTTTAGGGCAAAAGAAACACTATTCATTTGTTCCTTATGGGGTTGCCCAAGGGTGGGATAAATCTAGCTATATCAATTCAGTTAAAGCATTAAAAGATATGGGTTATGAGCATATAACCATCGGGGGAATTGTCACCCTAAACTCAAAACAGATTTGTGAGCTTTTAGATGACATCCATACTCAGGCTCCTGGGAACTATGGTCTTCATTTATTAGGGATCGGTCGTGAGGAGATAATTCCTCACCTAGCAAAGCGGAATGTCATTAGCATTGATAGTACAACGCCTTTAAAACAGTCGTTTTTAAATGAAAAACGTAACTATAGACTAAATGGCGAAACATATTGTGCTATCCGAATACCGCAGTCTTGCAGCAACACCAGAGTTAAAAACGCTATTGCGTCAGGAAAGATCAAGCAAGACCAAGTATCTAGATTAGAAAGAAATGCTCTTTGTGCAGTACGTATGTATGGAAAGCGTCAATTGGGTCTTGAAGATACTATCAAGGCGATTAATGACTATGAACAGTTGGTGTTTAGCAGAGATAGTTATTTGAGTAGTGAATACAGAAGAACATTGCAAGATCGACCTTGGGAAAAATGCAACTGTAACATCTGTAAACATATAGGGGTTGAGGGCTTAATCTTTCGTGGTTCTGAGCGAAATAAGCGACGAGCATTTCACAATCTACAAGACTTCTACAAAAACTTGGTGCAGAGTGATGAAGAAAAAAGCATTGAAAATTGA
- a CDS encoding type I-F CRISPR-associated protein Csy2 gives MQTLKDLIASNPDDLKTALKRAFRPLTPHIAIDGKELDALTILVNLTDKTDDQKDLLDRAKCKQKLRDEKWWARCLKTVEHRQSHNLKFPDIRSEGVIRATPLGLLPEFLLSSSKLEPHHWAYSHDSSDVNKSALLTNEFSWNCVISCLGDLLKDVEHPLWQKLNTLGCYQKTRKAIAKKLAQISQTTINVSLAPNYLTQLSLPDNDSSYISLSPVASQSMQSHCYQALENEYRYTALTRYSRSTNMGVLPMTCGGALKMLKTVPNFSLTDHYQINIGKSWLTSSHIQSLKQYQTHTQYLMPKNKRVAYHRTVKNEMQEMVKAWLLTQDRTMDVNTLIQHLNHDLSRIKLAKCFAYEPSMTKLLLGLIKRELNEHRSDSTNVGNSEKKDSFFAIPNIRVCGASALSSPITVGLPSLTAFLGFTHAFERNLNESFPTLTIDSFAICVHQLHVEKRGLTKEYIQKANHTISPPATHDDWQCDLVFSLVIKFDRSLSVDESTIVRALPKRFARGSAKIAIADFKYIRSFSTLEKTIQSFPQKTGKWLSMHTEPIENMSDILSEVKENRKLTPSCVGYHFLEEPTDKPNSLRGYKHAFSECMIGLIEPTTFDQNTDINTILWHHRCYQNYLSVQPRSTYHGTTD, from the coding sequence GTGCAAACTCTGAAAGATCTAATCGCATCAAATCCTGACGACTTAAAAACAGCACTAAAGCGCGCATTTCGGCCACTCACACCGCATATTGCGATTGATGGCAAAGAACTTGATGCACTGACAATATTAGTCAATTTAACCGATAAGACAGATGATCAGAAAGACCTGCTAGACCGAGCTAAATGCAAGCAAAAACTTCGAGATGAAAAATGGTGGGCTCGCTGTCTAAAAACGGTTGAGCATAGACAAAGCCACAACCTAAAATTTCCCGACATACGCTCTGAAGGTGTAATTCGCGCGACTCCTCTGGGGCTGCTACCTGAATTTTTACTCTCATCTTCTAAATTAGAACCACACCACTGGGCGTACAGTCATGATTCGAGTGATGTTAACAAAAGCGCATTATTAACCAATGAATTTAGTTGGAATTGTGTGATTTCATGCCTTGGGGATTTACTTAAAGATGTAGAACACCCGTTGTGGCAAAAACTCAATACGCTTGGCTGCTACCAGAAAACACGTAAGGCTATCGCTAAAAAATTGGCTCAGATTTCTCAAACAACGATTAACGTCAGTCTCGCTCCAAATTACTTAACTCAACTATCTTTGCCTGATAACGACAGTTCTTATATTTCACTCTCGCCAGTGGCTTCTCAATCGATGCAAAGTCACTGTTATCAAGCGCTAGAAAATGAGTATCGCTATACAGCGTTAACCCGTTACAGCCGCAGTACTAACATGGGAGTATTGCCTATGACATGTGGTGGTGCTTTGAAGATGTTGAAAACTGTCCCTAACTTTTCCCTTACAGATCATTATCAGATAAACATTGGAAAATCTTGGTTGACCTCAAGTCATATTCAATCGTTAAAACAGTACCAAACGCATACTCAATATTTAATGCCAAAAAATAAGCGAGTGGCTTACCACAGAACAGTCAAAAACGAGATGCAAGAGATGGTTAAGGCTTGGTTGCTTACACAGGATAGGACCATGGATGTGAATACTCTTATCCAACATCTAAACCATGATCTATCCCGCATCAAATTAGCTAAGTGTTTTGCTTACGAACCGAGTATGACCAAACTCCTACTTGGGCTTATAAAGCGTGAACTCAACGAACATAGGTCCGATTCTACTAACGTTGGCAACAGTGAAAAAAAGGATTCATTCTTTGCGATTCCAAATATAAGAGTTTGTGGAGCAAGCGCGTTGAGTTCACCAATCACGGTCGGTCTTCCATCACTCACTGCTTTCTTGGGGTTTACTCACGCGTTTGAACGTAACTTAAATGAGTCTTTTCCTACGCTCACAATTGATTCGTTTGCCATCTGTGTCCATCAACTACACGTTGAAAAACGCGGTTTAACAAAAGAATATATACAAAAAGCAAACCACACCATATCTCCACCCGCTACACACGATGACTGGCAGTGTGATTTGGTATTTAGTTTAGTGATTAAATTTGATCGTAGCTTGAGCGTTGATGAAAGTACGATTGTTCGAGCTCTGCCGAAACGGTTTGCCAGAGGTTCCGCTAAAATAGCCATTGCAGATTTCAAATACATCCGGTCATTTTCAACGTTAGAAAAGACGATTCAATCCTTTCCTCAGAAAACCGGCAAATGGCTATCGATGCATACTGAACCTATCGAAAACATGAGTGATATTTTATCGGAAGTTAAAGAGAACCGAAAATTAACCCCAAGCTGTGTTGGGTATCATTTTCTTGAAGAGCCGACCGACAAACCTAACTCTCTTCGAGGTTATAAACATGCTTTTTCTGAGTGCATGATTGGTCTGATTGAGCCAACCACTTTTGATCAAAACACCGACATAAATACTATTTTGTGGCATCACAGGTGCTATCAAAACTACCTTTCTGTGCAGCCAAGGAGTACCTATCATGGAACTACCGACTAA
- a CDS encoding DGQHR domain-containing protein: protein MSEVLKIKVIQEIVNGITVYTGWVEGKKVRDVAKIVHITREGEYIHGYQRSELPKHIESITDYVESENSTILANLVIGFDHTVKFEPIVEGSEFGYLVVPYDPEKPSSELPGAIVDGQQRSGGVKNSHHESYPLPVSIFISENESDYIQQFLILNLGKPLTSVQLNALALYDDIYKPPALAEKAFSLSMCEELGFRNSDSPLYGLIKSNGNKDGMIAESSITEFVTNVQRQLLNTIDVRVYQDLNEETRKLFIQVLKNFWCAVATVFHEEWEKKSRDMKRSYITHGTAIVGFSYLCRHMLRVFMTPSKNVTNESMLNTQIPSPAFFIKELEVIKDQCHFSSEHWELGLLRTNQEDNNGKQLEIKYTRRWNDFQNTTSEKQLFATNLLRIYEVSKGWRKGYDIYID from the coding sequence ATGTCAGAAGTATTGAAAATTAAAGTAATCCAAGAAATCGTGAACGGTATTACTGTTTACACAGGTTGGGTTGAAGGTAAGAAAGTTCGTGATGTAGCAAAGATCGTACACATCACACGTGAGGGAGAGTACATTCACGGCTACCAACGCAGTGAACTACCAAAACACATTGAGTCAATCACTGATTACGTGGAATCGGAAAACTCAACCATCCTAGCAAACCTTGTTATTGGTTTTGATCACACCGTAAAATTTGAACCTATTGTAGAAGGCTCCGAGTTTGGCTACTTAGTCGTGCCTTACGATCCAGAGAAACCTTCAAGCGAGTTACCTGGTGCTATTGTTGATGGTCAGCAACGATCAGGAGGCGTCAAAAACAGTCATCACGAAAGTTACCCACTTCCTGTTTCTATCTTTATCTCAGAAAATGAATCTGACTACATTCAGCAATTTCTGATCTTAAATCTAGGTAAGCCGCTGACTTCTGTACAACTTAATGCGCTTGCTTTGTATGATGACATCTACAAGCCACCAGCACTTGCAGAAAAAGCGTTTTCATTATCAATGTGTGAAGAGTTAGGTTTCCGTAACTCTGACTCACCACTTTATGGTCTTATTAAGTCAAACGGCAACAAAGATGGGATGATAGCTGAATCTTCAATTACCGAGTTCGTGACCAACGTTCAGCGCCAACTTCTGAACACAATAGATGTGCGTGTATACCAAGACCTCAATGAGGAGACTCGTAAGCTGTTTATTCAAGTCCTTAAAAATTTCTGGTGCGCGGTAGCGACTGTATTTCATGAGGAGTGGGAGAAGAAATCTCGTGATATGAAACGCTCATACATTACACACGGTACAGCAATTGTGGGCTTTTCATACTTATGTCGTCATATGTTGCGTGTATTCATGACACCGTCAAAAAATGTAACCAATGAATCAATGCTGAATACTCAAATCCCTTCACCTGCTTTTTTTATCAAAGAGTTAGAGGTCATAAAAGACCAGTGCCATTTCAGCAGCGAGCACTGGGAGCTTGGTTTACTTCGAACTAACCAAGAAGACAACAATGGCAAACAACTAGAGATTAAGTACACACGCCGTTGGAACGATTTTCAAAACACCACTTCGGAAAAACAATTGTTTGCCACCAACTTACTGCGTATTTATGAAGTAAGTAAAGGGTGGAGAAAGGGTTACGATATCTATATCGATTAG
- a CDS encoding DUF6884 domain-containing protein, giving the protein MREIHLLVPCTARKTLDVSTSMNISEHLSSDIQTTIENWERAFSGTTSKTKAEDLYSGQAFSKLRTYSKEHDLSLKILSAGFGLVDGTTELPGYNATFAQNNNRVPTPRNDWWNTVTQSSLPSTSIKDTVKSHPRDNFVIVASNEYLQAIQVDLLEALSSSESAHERFAIVTTSIPKTLSAYASCFVKCSRKVLQHQNAKAFGLSLADRSITTIATLMFLEKLALTKPDFSGTISALNNEFADLKEVQRPKKVSPSPEFIEHFIRREIDSVDRPASSTSMLRTFRNSGYACSAERFGEFYKQVKSEKGLS; this is encoded by the coding sequence ATGAGAGAAATACACTTATTAGTTCCTTGCACAGCAAGAAAAACTCTCGATGTTTCAACATCAATGAATATAAGTGAGCACCTCTCTAGTGACATCCAAACTACTATTGAGAATTGGGAACGTGCCTTTTCAGGGACAACAAGCAAGACTAAAGCCGAGGATTTATATTCTGGGCAAGCATTTTCTAAACTACGTACGTACAGCAAAGAGCACGATCTTTCGTTGAAAATCTTATCTGCTGGGTTTGGTTTGGTTGATGGGACAACAGAGTTGCCAGGCTACAATGCGACTTTCGCCCAAAACAATAATAGGGTCCCAACGCCCAGAAATGACTGGTGGAATACAGTAACTCAATCTTCGCTTCCGAGTACTTCAATCAAAGATACTGTTAAAAGTCACCCACGGGACAACTTTGTAATCGTTGCGAGCAACGAATATTTGCAAGCTATTCAGGTAGACTTGCTTGAAGCACTCTCCAGTTCAGAAAGTGCTCACGAACGCTTTGCTATCGTAACAACTTCAATCCCTAAAACTTTATCTGCATATGCCAGTTGCTTTGTGAAATGCTCCCGTAAAGTCCTTCAACATCAAAATGCCAAGGCTTTCGGACTCAGTCTTGCAGATAGAAGCATTACAACTATTGCTACTCTTATGTTTTTAGAAAAATTGGCGCTTACAAAACCTGACTTCAGTGGTACTATCTCCGCCCTAAATAATGAGTTCGCCGACCTGAAAGAAGTGCAAAGGCCAAAGAAAGTAAGCCCGTCTCCTGAATTTATTGAACATTTCATTCGACGTGAGATCGATAGCGTAGACCGACCTGCCTCTTCAACTTCTATGCTTCGTACATTCAGAAATAGTGGTTATGCCTGTTCTGCTGAACGCTTTGGCGAATTCTATAAACAAGTTAAATCAGAAAAAGGTTTATCGTGA